In a genomic window of beta proteobacterium MWH-UniP1:
- the glnL gene encoding nitrogen regulation protein NR(II), translating into MTNKDFRSFDLLATAVVLLDQRLRIVFCNQAAELLFGLSGRQMEGHGLADFVTEAAEIEQMLAQALAHQFDVKRQHLAWHFPMRGTAELDTTVAAHTESGQSLLCLELREIDQQRRLDREERHANLTQANKELMRNLAHEIKNPLGGVRGAAQLLDRELPSDDLREYTQVIIKEADRLQDLVDQMLAPHRKARAVEHVNIHEVCERVRSLMTAEFTAGLVIQRDYDTSLPPIEGDREQLIQVVLNVVRNAAQALKGQGQIILRTRVARQVTIAKRRHKLALDLHVIDNGPGIPEAIRDRVFYPLVSGHAQGHGLGLTLAQSYVQQHGGVMDVESRPGCTDFLIRLPIDLKWSSS; encoded by the coding sequence GTGACCAATAAAGACTTCCGCAGCTTTGATCTACTCGCCACCGCGGTGGTGTTGTTAGACCAAAGACTGCGGATTGTCTTTTGCAATCAGGCCGCCGAACTCTTGTTTGGCCTGTCGGGCCGGCAGATGGAGGGCCACGGCCTGGCTGATTTTGTAACCGAAGCCGCCGAGATTGAGCAGATGCTTGCGCAGGCCCTGGCCCATCAGTTCGATGTCAAACGGCAACATCTCGCGTGGCACTTCCCCATGCGTGGCACAGCCGAGCTTGATACGACCGTAGCCGCCCATACCGAGTCCGGTCAATCGCTGCTGTGTCTGGAGTTGCGAGAAATCGATCAGCAAAGGCGTCTTGATCGCGAAGAGCGTCATGCCAATCTCACGCAGGCCAATAAAGAGCTGATGCGTAATCTTGCCCATGAGATAAAAAACCCGCTGGGCGGTGTGCGTGGCGCAGCCCAGCTGCTCGATCGTGAGTTGCCCAGTGACGATCTTCGCGAGTACACCCAAGTCATCATCAAAGAGGCGGACCGTCTTCAGGATTTGGTCGATCAGATGCTTGCCCCCCATCGCAAGGCCCGTGCCGTAGAGCACGTGAATATCCACGAAGTCTGCGAACGTGTGCGCAGCCTGATGACGGCCGAATTCACTGCCGGTCTGGTCATTCAGCGCGATTACGACACCAGCCTTCCGCCGATAGAGGGCGATCGGGAACAATTGATTCAGGTGGTTCTGAATGTGGTGCGCAATGCGGCCCAGGCCCTCAAAGGGCAGGGTCAGATTATTTTGCGAACGCGGGTGGCCCGTCAGGTCACGATTGCCAAACGTCGTCATAAGTTGGCATTAGATTTGCATGTCATTGATAACGGTCCGGGGATCCCTGAGGCAATTCGAGACCGGGTGTTTTATCCCTTGGTCTCGGGCCATGCGCAGGGCCACGGCCTGGGTCTAACGTTGGCCCAGTCGTATGTGCAGCAGCATGGCGGCGTGATGGATGTTGAGAGCAGACCCGGTTGCACCGACTTTTTGATCCGTCTGCCGATTGATTTGAAATGGAGTTCATCATGA
- the glnA gene encoding type I glutamate--ammonia ligase — MATPQDVMKMVADNEVKFVDFRFTDTRGKEHHVSVPISHFDEDKFESGHAFDGSSIAGWKGIEASDMLLMPDPNTAVLDPFREESTLNLTCDVVEPSDGKGYDRDPRSIAKRAEAYLKSTGIGDTAYFGPEPEFFIFDGVTWTVDMSGCSVKIKSEEASWSTGIDYEGGNLGHRPVVKGGYFPVPPVDSFQDIRSEMCLIMEQMGVPVEVHHHEVAGAGQCEIGTKFSTLTQRADWTQIMKYVIHNVAHSYGKTATFMPKPLVGDNGSGMHVHQSIWKDGQNLFAGNGYSGLSDFALYYIGGVIKHARALNAITNPGTNSYKRLVPGFEAPVKLAYSAKNRSASIRIPHVSNPKGRRIEVRFPDPSANPYMSFAALMMAGLDGVMNKIHPGEAADKNLYDLPPEEDKKIPTVCSSLDQALEALDKDREFLTRGGVFSDGMIDAYIELKMEEVTRFRMTTHPIEFDMYYSL; from the coding sequence ATGGCCACCCCCCAAGACGTCATGAAGATGGTTGCGGACAACGAAGTGAAGTTCGTTGATTTCCGCTTCACCGATACTCGCGGCAAGGAGCATCACGTCAGTGTGCCAATCAGCCACTTCGACGAAGACAAATTCGAATCGGGCCATGCCTTTGATGGTTCGTCGATTGCTGGTTGGAAGGGCATCGAGGCGTCCGACATGTTGTTGATGCCAGACCCCAACACCGCAGTGTTGGATCCTTTCCGTGAAGAGTCCACGCTGAATTTAACGTGTGATGTGGTCGAGCCCTCGGATGGCAAAGGCTATGACCGTGACCCACGTTCGATTGCCAAACGGGCCGAGGCGTATTTGAAGTCCACCGGCATTGGCGACACCGCCTACTTTGGCCCAGAACCCGAGTTCTTTATTTTCGATGGTGTGACCTGGACCGTGGATATGTCGGGTTGCAGTGTCAAGATCAAATCGGAAGAAGCCAGCTGGTCGACCGGTATCGACTACGAAGGCGGCAACCTGGGCCATCGCCCGGTAGTGAAGGGCGGCTACTTCCCAGTGCCCCCCGTCGATTCTTTCCAAGATATCCGCTCTGAAATGTGTCTGATCATGGAGCAGATGGGTGTGCCGGTTGAGGTCCACCACCACGAAGTGGCGGGTGCGGGTCAGTGCGAAATTGGCACGAAGTTCTCCACACTCACCCAGCGTGCCGACTGGACACAGATCATGAAATACGTGATCCACAACGTTGCCCATAGCTACGGCAAGACCGCAACGTTTATGCCCAAACCATTGGTGGGCGATAACGGCTCGGGCATGCACGTGCACCAGTCGATTTGGAAAGACGGACAGAATCTTTTCGCAGGCAATGGTTACTCAGGCCTGTCTGATTTCGCCTTGTACTACATCGGTGGGGTGATTAAGCATGCCCGCGCCTTGAATGCGATCACCAACCCTGGCACCAATAGCTACAAGCGCCTGGTTCCTGGCTTTGAGGCACCGGTGAAGCTGGCCTATTCCGCCAAGAATCGCTCTGCATCGATTCGCATTCCCCACGTGAGCAACCCAAAGGGCCGTCGTATCGAAGTCCGCTTCCCAGACCCATCGGCAAACCCCTACATGTCGTTTGCCGCATTGATGATGGCAGGCCTTGATGGCGTGATGAATAAGATCCACCCGGGTGAGGCTGCGGATAAGAATCTGTATGACCTGCCGCCCGAAGAAGATAAGAAGATCCCAACGGTCTGCTCGTCTTTGGATCAGGCACTCGAAGCTCTGGACAAAGATCGCGAGTTCTTGACCCGTGGCGGTGTCTTTAGCGACGGCATGATCGATGCTTATATCGAGCTCAAGATGGAGGAGGTCACCCGTTTCCGGATGACTACCCACCCGATTGAGTTTGATATGTACTACTCGCTGTAA
- the hemW gene encoding radical SAM family heme chaperone HemW, with translation MTPLPKIQFKQLPELSLYVHMPWCVRKCPYCDFNSHEARNTIPEKAYLAALVADLESNLPLIWGRPVVSIFIGGGTPSLFSPESIGELLMAIRARVKVLPDAEITLEANPGTFEADRFAGFRDAGVNRLSIGVQSFNNTHLAALGRVHDSQQAIAAAALAVKLFEKVNLDLMFGLPGQDQRGLQADLQQALSLGAKHVSCYQLTLEPNTRFAAQPPAGLPDDDTLADMQAFVVDQLGQAGLARYEISAYAAPGQASDHNLNYWTFGDYLGIGAGAHGKLSFAHNITRTVKPRHPELYCQRFGAPLAGAKMPLRVFGTDAPSTEEVPVEALPFEFMLNALRLMHGVPVGRWEQTTGMSVGAHPFLLERLGQAQSLGLLSAEPGVFRATPRGIELLNDLQSVFLA, from the coding sequence GTGACGCCGTTGCCCAAAATTCAATTCAAACAATTACCGGAGTTATCGCTTTACGTGCACATGCCCTGGTGTGTGCGCAAGTGTCCCTATTGTGATTTCAACTCCCACGAGGCCCGTAACACCATTCCTGAAAAAGCCTATCTGGCAGCGCTGGTGGCAGATCTAGAGTCAAACCTGCCGCTGATTTGGGGCAGGCCGGTCGTGAGTATTTTTATCGGTGGTGGTACGCCGAGTTTATTTTCACCGGAGTCCATTGGTGAATTGCTGATGGCGATTCGTGCCCGTGTGAAAGTGTTGCCCGACGCTGAGATTACGCTGGAGGCTAATCCTGGCACATTTGAAGCGGATCGCTTCGCGGGCTTTCGTGATGCGGGTGTGAATCGCTTATCGATCGGTGTGCAGAGTTTTAATAACACCCATCTCGCGGCCTTGGGCCGTGTCCACGATTCGCAGCAGGCGATTGCAGCAGCGGCGCTTGCCGTAAAGCTTTTTGAAAAAGTGAATCTAGATCTGATGTTCGGCCTTCCTGGCCAAGATCAGCGGGGACTGCAGGCGGACCTGCAGCAGGCACTTAGCCTTGGTGCCAAGCATGTGTCTTGCTATCAGTTAACGCTTGAGCCCAATACACGCTTTGCCGCACAGCCGCCCGCGGGCCTGCCCGATGACGACACGCTGGCGGATATGCAGGCTTTTGTGGTGGATCAGTTGGGGCAGGCCGGATTAGCCCGCTATGAAATTTCTGCCTATGCCGCGCCAGGCCAGGCCAGTGACCACAACCTGAACTACTGGACCTTTGGGGACTACCTTGGGATTGGGGCGGGGGCCCACGGCAAACTCTCGTTTGCGCACAACATCACTCGAACCGTGAAGCCACGGCACCCAGAGTTGTATTGCCAAAGGTTCGGGGCACCGCTGGCGGGTGCAAAGATGCCCCTGAGGGTCTTCGGCACGGACGCGCCGAGCACCGAGGAGGTGCCGGTCGAGGCCTTGCCCTTTGAGTTCATGCTCAACGCCCTGCGCCTGATGCATGGCGTGCCCGTTGGCCGTTGGGAACAGACCACTGGCATGTCGGTTGGGGCCCACCCATTTTTGCTAGAGCGGCTTGGGCAGGCCCAGTCTTTGGGGCTTTTGTCCGCTGAGCCGGGTGTGTTTCGGGCCACCCCCCGTGGGATTGAGTTGCTCAACGATTTGCAGTCTGTTTTTCTGGCCTAG
- the rdgB gene encoding RdgB/HAM1 family non-canonical purine NTP pyrophosphatase has protein sequence MSRWVLATSNAGKLREFTHALSPVLQAHQIELLAQSDLGVSSAEEPFDTFEDNALAKARHASAHTGLPALADDSGICVAALDGRPGVRSARYWADHVNHAPAKIAQELSKQSTDQANLSWLLHEINTVKQSRYRQSVPPESFWNAAYVASIAFVTGPDDRHPIVVTGRWDGRIVMEPQGDGGFGYDPIFFDRDYGRTAAQLTIEEKQAVSHRGRALAELLKALAIASL, from the coding sequence GTGTCACGCTGGGTGTTGGCCACATCGAATGCAGGCAAGCTGCGTGAATTTACACACGCCTTGTCTCCCGTTTTGCAGGCCCATCAGATTGAACTGCTCGCCCAATCAGATCTGGGGGTCTCGAGTGCTGAAGAGCCGTTTGATACCTTTGAAGACAATGCGCTTGCCAAGGCCCGTCATGCCAGTGCGCATACCGGCCTGCCTGCGCTGGCCGATGATTCAGGCATTTGTGTTGCCGCACTTGATGGCAGGCCTGGCGTGCGTTCCGCCCGTTATTGGGCAGACCATGTGAACCACGCCCCAGCAAAAATTGCGCAGGAACTCTCAAAGCAATCCACGGATCAGGCCAATCTCTCATGGCTATTGCACGAGATCAATACCGTGAAGCAATCGCGCTATCGGCAGTCGGTACCGCCAGAGTCTTTTTGGAATGCGGCCTATGTCGCCTCGATTGCTTTTGTCACCGGACCTGATGATCGGCATCCGATTGTGGTCACAGGCCGCTGGGATGGGCGGATTGTGATGGAGCCGCAGGGTGATGGGGGCTTTGGCTATGACCCGATATTTTTTGATCGGGACTATGGGCGGACCGCGGCCCAGCTCACGATTGAAGAAAAGCAGGCCGTGAGTCATCGTGGCCGGGCGCTTGCCGAATTACTGAAGGCGCTAGCAATCGCATCTTTGTGA
- the rph gene encoding ribonuclease PH gives MTVASPTESIQPAARPSGRLPTQLRPVSLERRYTKHAEGSVLVCFGDTKVLCTASVEERVPGFLKGQGTGWVTAEYGMLPRSTHTRSDREAAKGKQSGRTLEIQRLIGRSLRAVMDLSLLGERTITIDCDVLQADGGTRTASITGACVALSDALDGLRRGGLIHGNPLRESVAAISVGIWKGVPVLDLDYLEDSGCDTDMNVVMTDSGGMVEVQGTAEGTPFSRQELDELLALAARGIGQLHEFQQCLIQDPERRTVVVE, from the coding sequence ATGACTGTCGCATCACCAACCGAATCGATTCAACCGGCTGCACGTCCAAGCGGTCGGCTGCCCACGCAATTGCGGCCCGTGAGCTTAGAGCGTCGTTACACCAAGCATGCCGAGGGTTCGGTCTTGGTCTGTTTCGGCGACACCAAGGTGCTGTGCACCGCATCGGTCGAGGAGCGTGTACCAGGGTTTTTAAAGGGCCAAGGCACCGGATGGGTCACTGCCGAGTACGGCATGCTGCCGCGATCCACCCACACCCGAAGTGATCGCGAGGCCGCCAAGGGAAAGCAGAGTGGGCGCACCTTAGAAATTCAACGATTGATTGGCCGATCATTGCGGGCGGTGATGGATCTGAGTCTGCTGGGTGAACGCACGATCACGATTGATTGTGATGTTTTGCAGGCCGATGGGGGTACGCGGACGGCAAGCATTACCGGCGCCTGTGTCGCCTTGTCGGACGCGCTGGATGGACTGCGTCGAGGCGGCTTGATTCACGGCAATCCATTACGCGAATCGGTGGCGGCCATCTCGGTGGGGATTTGGAAAGGCGTGCCGGTCTTGGATTTGGATTATCTAGAAGACTCGGGCTGCGATACGGATATGAATGTGGTGATGACCGATTCTGGTGGCATGGTCGAGGTCCAAGGAACGGCCGAGGGCACACCATTTTCCCGGCAGGAATTAGATGAGTTGTTGGCCTTGGCTGCCCGTGGCATTGGTCAGCTGCATGAGTTTCAGCAGTGCTTGATCCAGGACCCAGAGCGGCGCACGGTGGTGGTGGAGTAG
- a CDS encoding DUF1732 domain-containing protein: MAHPSMTGFGSAQADCPAGRLSIEIKSVNSRFFEFLPRMPDDFRWAESLCRDKTQSAVARGKVELRLGLTRTEASLATTQINPAGLASALRLAHEIRHNHPEILPFSVTDLLKLPGVTIESQLSQDEWQSLIQRVLDQALAQFRQSRLAEGERLIQTIFDRLDQIERRCTQAAEHVPQAIALQQQKLADKLRDALALVQQTPAAAAANTAPDAVGTIAKLSADQLTQLEERIRQETAVFGLRIDIAEELDRLRSHLASARGILSAKAQSTSSKNGIGKRLDFLTQEMNREANTIGSKAASSELSTVSIEMKLLIEQIREQVQNLE; encoded by the coding sequence ATGGCACACCCCAGCATGACCGGCTTTGGCAGCGCCCAAGCGGATTGCCCCGCCGGACGCCTGTCGATTGAAATAAAAAGCGTGAACAGCCGCTTTTTTGAGTTTTTGCCCAGAATGCCTGACGACTTTCGCTGGGCCGAAAGCCTATGCCGGGACAAGACCCAGTCCGCCGTGGCGCGTGGCAAGGTCGAACTTCGACTCGGCCTGACCAGAACCGAGGCAAGCCTGGCCACCACCCAAATCAACCCGGCCGGCCTTGCCTCTGCCCTTCGCCTGGCCCATGAAATCCGGCACAACCACCCAGAAATTCTTCCGTTTTCCGTGACCGATTTGCTCAAACTGCCCGGGGTCACGATCGAGTCTCAGCTTAGCCAAGACGAGTGGCAAAGCCTGATTCAGCGGGTCTTGGATCAGGCCCTGGCCCAGTTTCGCCAGAGTCGATTGGCCGAAGGCGAGCGGCTCATTCAGACGATTTTCGATCGACTCGACCAAATTGAACGTCGCTGCACCCAGGCCGCTGAACACGTGCCACAGGCGATTGCCCTGCAGCAACAAAAACTCGCAGACAAGTTGCGAGACGCCCTGGCCTTGGTCCAACAAACGCCTGCGGCCGCGGCAGCAAACACCGCACCGGATGCCGTTGGCACAATCGCCAAACTATCGGCTGATCAGCTCACCCAGCTTGAGGAGCGCATTCGGCAGGAAACCGCCGTGTTTGGTCTGCGGATTGATATCGCCGAAGAGCTGGATCGACTCCGCTCACACCTGGCCTCTGCCCGCGGAATCCTTTCTGCCAAGGCCCAGTCGACAAGCAGTAAAAATGGCATTGGCAAACGGCTGGATTTTCTAACCCAAGAGATGAATCGCGAGGCCAACACGATTGGCTCAAAGGCCGCATCGTCGGAATTAAGCACAGTCTCCATCGAGATGAAACTCTTGATTGAGCAAATCCGCGAACAGGTACAGAACCTTGAATAG
- the gmk gene encoding guanylate kinase: protein MNSGRLLMIAAPSGAGKSSLVSAFLARHPDWELSISTTTRPPRPGEVHGREYFFTTKDAFIAQRDQGAFLEWAQVYDNFYGTSRAWIEEKLAQSKNILLEIDWQGAQQIRRLFDRPASVFILPPSIEELGARLRARGQDSEEVIARRVAAAESEIQHANEFDYVIINQDFSAALRDLEQFALRVTQADH from the coding sequence TTGAATAGTGGCCGTCTACTGATGATCGCAGCGCCATCAGGCGCGGGTAAATCAAGCCTGGTCAGTGCCTTTTTGGCTCGCCACCCAGACTGGGAACTATCGATCTCCACCACCACGCGGCCGCCACGGCCCGGCGAAGTCCATGGCCGGGAATATTTCTTCACCACCAAAGACGCCTTTATTGCCCAACGGGACCAGGGTGCCTTCTTGGAATGGGCCCAGGTCTACGACAATTTTTACGGGACATCCCGGGCATGGATCGAAGAAAAACTCGCCCAATCCAAAAACATTCTCTTAGAGATCGACTGGCAGGGGGCGCAGCAGATTCGGCGACTTTTTGATCGGCCAGCAAGTGTCTTTATCCTGCCGCCATCGATTGAGGAACTCGGCGCCCGGCTCCGGGCACGCGGGCAGGATTCAGAAGAGGTCATTGCGCGACGGGTAGCGGCCGCCGAAAGCGAGATTCAACACGCCAATGAATTCGATTATGTTATTATAAATCAAGACTTTAGCGCCGCTTTGCGTGATCTTGAGCAGTTTGCTCTTCGGGTCACCCAGGCGGACCATTGA
- the rpoZ gene encoding DNA-directed RNA polymerase subunit omega, with protein MARITVEDCLEFIPNRFELTLAAAYRARQLAQGASPKLESRDKPTVTALREIAAQQVGREMLKKVPI; from the coding sequence ATGGCCCGAATCACAGTTGAAGACTGCTTGGAATTTATTCCAAATCGTTTCGAGTTAACCCTGGCCGCGGCCTACCGTGCCCGTCAGCTTGCACAGGGCGCCTCGCCCAAGCTCGAATCTCGTGACAAACCCACGGTGACTGCGCTTCGCGAAATCGCAGCCCAGCAAGTTGGCCGTGAAATGTTGAAAAAAGTCCCGATCTAA
- a CDS encoding bifunctional (p)ppGpp synthetase/guanosine-3',5'-bis(diphosphate) 3'-pyrophosphohydrolase — MNGPAPRVVSVSPLIERANAYLSPEDCERLKAAYRFSDEAHLGQFRQSGEPYVSHPLAVAEICTQWRLDVQALMAALLHDTVEDTSATSQEITERFGSEVAELVDGLSKLEAVEFRNREEAQAENFRKMLLAMARDVRVILIKIADRLHNMRTLGCVSAEKKRRVAKETIDIYAPIAHRLGLNTVFRELEDLSFSGLYPLRYATLSKALLAARGNRREVVNKLQHALEAQLPKFGIQATIEGREKSLWSTYQKMIEKRLTFAEVLDVYGFRIFVKDIPDCYLALGALHAIYKPMPGKFKDYIAIPKSNGYQSLHTTVIGPYGTPVEFQIRTREMHQVSESGVAAHWMYKEEPSQEISPLQARAHEWMQSLVQVQSQTRDPSEFLDSVKIDLFPDVVYVFTPKGAIKELPRGSTPVDFAYNVHTDIGNRCVSAEINHQPAGLDTPLRNGDVVHVQTSEEANPHPSWLSFVRTAKARAEIRHRLKTTTRTEAIEFGHRLLEQALKALGVESLDDPRLDWHQFLAENSAQDRDDLFENIGLGLTLANVAARRLLPQMANPALSNLPEHARHALAISQTHFASGSDAITIDGSEGSTVQYATCCNPIGGDAAIGLMRGGAGLVVHRTTCGLGRRQRAKDPSRWADIFWAEDLKRLFQTQLIIETQDVRGILARVASAISGADANIVGANTAPKDQTLAIMHLTVEVRERQHLANVLRRVRRVPGVIRASRVGPQRLDQNNDV; from the coding sequence GTGAACGGTCCCGCTCCGCGGGTTGTTTCCGTAAGCCCGCTTATCGAACGCGCGAACGCTTACCTATCACCGGAAGATTGCGAGCGGCTCAAGGCAGCCTATCGCTTCAGTGACGAGGCCCACCTGGGCCAGTTCCGCCAAAGTGGCGAACCTTATGTCTCCCACCCATTGGCTGTCGCAGAGATCTGCACCCAATGGCGCTTAGACGTGCAGGCCTTAATGGCCGCCCTGCTTCACGACACCGTTGAAGATACGTCTGCCACCAGCCAAGAAATCACCGAGCGATTCGGATCTGAAGTTGCCGAGCTGGTCGATGGGCTATCAAAACTCGAGGCGGTGGAATTCCGTAATCGTGAAGAAGCGCAGGCGGAAAACTTCCGAAAGATGTTGCTGGCCATGGCGCGAGATGTTCGCGTCATTCTGATCAAGATCGCCGACCGGCTGCACAACATGCGCACCCTGGGCTGCGTCTCAGCGGAAAAGAAAAGACGTGTTGCCAAAGAAACGATTGATATCTATGCGCCGATTGCGCATCGACTCGGGCTCAACACGGTCTTTCGTGAGCTTGAGGACTTAAGCTTCTCGGGCCTGTATCCCCTTCGCTATGCCACCTTATCGAAAGCCCTGCTTGCGGCTCGCGGCAACCGACGAGAAGTGGTCAACAAGCTTCAGCACGCGCTAGAGGCCCAACTGCCGAAGTTTGGTATTCAAGCCACGATCGAGGGCCGCGAGAAAAGCCTGTGGTCCACCTACCAAAAAATGATCGAGAAGCGGCTGACTTTCGCTGAAGTGCTCGATGTCTACGGCTTTCGAATTTTCGTCAAAGATATTCCTGATTGTTATCTGGCCCTGGGTGCCCTGCATGCCATCTACAAACCCATGCCGGGCAAATTCAAAGACTACATTGCCATTCCAAAGTCCAACGGCTATCAGTCGCTGCACACCACCGTGATTGGTCCCTACGGCACGCCCGTTGAATTCCAAATTCGTACACGGGAAATGCACCAGGTATCCGAATCTGGCGTTGCAGCGCACTGGATGTACAAGGAAGAGCCAAGCCAGGAAATTTCACCCTTGCAGGCCCGCGCCCACGAATGGATGCAATCCCTGGTGCAGGTCCAGTCGCAGACGCGAGACCCCTCTGAGTTTTTAGATAGCGTCAAGATCGATCTCTTCCCCGACGTGGTCTATGTCTTTACTCCCAAAGGGGCGATCAAAGAATTGCCGCGCGGATCAACGCCCGTTGATTTTGCATACAACGTTCACACTGACATTGGGAATCGCTGTGTGTCAGCAGAGATCAACCATCAACCTGCAGGCTTAGACACACCGCTTCGCAACGGCGATGTGGTTCACGTACAGACAAGCGAAGAAGCCAATCCTCATCCCTCTTGGCTGAGTTTTGTGCGCACGGCCAAGGCACGGGCCGAGATACGTCACCGACTCAAGACCACCACCCGCACCGAGGCCATTGAGTTTGGCCATCGGCTCTTGGAACAGGCCTTAAAGGCGCTCGGCGTGGAAAGTCTTGATGACCCACGGCTCGACTGGCATCAGTTCTTGGCCGAAAATTCTGCACAAGACCGAGATGATCTTTTTGAAAACATTGGTCTGGGCCTCACGCTTGCCAACGTCGCGGCCAGAAGACTCCTGCCCCAGATGGCCAACCCTGCGCTATCCAATCTGCCGGAGCATGCCCGCCATGCGCTGGCCATTTCGCAGACCCACTTTGCATCCGGCAGCGATGCCATCACGATTGATGGCAGCGAAGGCTCCACGGTGCAATACGCCACCTGTTGCAACCCAATTGGCGGTGATGCGGCCATTGGTTTAATGCGCGGCGGTGCGGGATTGGTCGTACATCGCACCACTTGTGGTCTTGGCCGGCGTCAACGCGCAAAAGACCCATCACGCTGGGCCGATATTTTTTGGGCAGAAGATTTAAAGCGGCTTTTCCAGACTCAATTGATTATTGAGACCCAGGATGTTCGCGGTATTTTGGCCAGAGTGGCTTCCGCGATTTCGGGTGCTGATGCCAATATTGTTGGAGCGAACACTGCGCCAAAAGATCAGACGCTGGCCATCATGCATCTCACGGTAGAAGTACGAGAGCGGCAGCACCTGGCCAATGTGCTGCGCCGCGTTCGCCGCGTGCCCGGGGTGATTCGCGCAAGCCGGGTCGGGCCACAGCGGCTCGACCAAAACAACGACGTCTAA
- the pmbA gene encoding metalloprotease PmbA, whose product MSTPQQPSSSPLFYSPDALRDLSLKIIQMAKDLGATDAASEVSESSGLSVSVRRQAIETLERTRDRAASVTVYSGLKRGHATTSDFSDQALKDAVAKALDIARYTAEDPCAGLPEDQVIAKTIPALDLYFPWEVSAESAVGLAMSAEKAALSVSSAIKNTEGASVAANHGQFFAANTRGFLGGYPYSRHWLSVAPIAQRGEAMQRDDWYTSDRDPRKLADPEAVGRYAAQRALARLNARKISTQRVPVLFEAPLASGLLGAFVQAVSGGALYRKSSFLLDSLGKTVFPKHIHITEDPLIHGAMGSAPFDDEGVRVAARNVVTAGRVEGYFLSCYSARKLGMVSTGNAGGSHNLFMRSDLTSAGDDLNAMIRKMHRGLLVTEVMGQGVNYVTGDYSRGAFGYWIENGEIAYPVEEITIAANMKDMLKGIVAIGADTLCRGTKTVGSILVDEMTIAGS is encoded by the coding sequence ATGAGCACACCACAACAACCCTCGTCGTCCCCGCTGTTTTATTCGCCCGATGCCTTGCGGGATCTATCCCTAAAAATTATTCAGATGGCCAAGGATCTTGGCGCCACCGACGCCGCGTCTGAGGTGTCGGAGAGTAGTGGGCTGTCGGTGTCTGTGCGCCGGCAGGCCATTGAAACCCTGGAGCGCACACGAGACCGGGCCGCCTCGGTCACGGTCTATAGCGGCCTAAAGCGCGGCCATGCCACGACTTCTGACTTTTCTGACCAGGCGCTCAAAGATGCAGTGGCCAAGGCCTTGGATATTGCCCGCTACACCGCCGAGGATCCCTGCGCGGGACTGCCCGAAGACCAGGTGATTGCCAAAACCATTCCGGCGTTGGATCTCTACTTTCCCTGGGAGGTCTCGGCTGAGTCGGCCGTGGGCCTGGCCATGTCAGCAGAAAAGGCGGCGCTGTCGGTCAGTTCAGCGATCAAGAACACCGAAGGAGCGTCTGTTGCAGCCAATCATGGCCAATTCTTTGCCGCCAATACCCGTGGTTTTCTTGGTGGCTACCCGTATTCTCGTCACTGGTTGTCGGTGGCACCCATTGCCCAGCGGGGTGAGGCCATGCAGCGTGATGACTGGTACACATCGGATCGTGACCCCCGAAAACTCGCCGACCCTGAAGCGGTGGGGCGCTATGCGGCCCAACGTGCGCTCGCCCGGCTGAACGCCAGAAAAATTTCAACCCAACGCGTGCCAGTGTTATTTGAAGCGCCGTTGGCCAGCGGATTGCTGGGGGCCTTTGTGCAGGCCGTGAGTGGCGGCGCACTCTATCGCAAGAGCAGCTTTTTGTTAGACAGCCTTGGCAAGACTGTTTTCCCAAAACACATTCACATCACCGAAGATCCACTGATTCATGGCGCAATGGGCAGTGCCCCTTTTGATGATGAGGGCGTGCGTGTGGCTGCCCGAAATGTTGTGACAGCAGGACGGGTCGAGGGTTATTTCTTGTCTTGTTACTCAGCAAGAAAATTGGGCATGGTCTCCACTGGCAATGCTGGGGGTTCGCATAATCTGTTCATGCGCAGTGATCTCACCTCGGCCGGTGATGACCTAAACGCCATGATTCGTAAGATGCATCGCGGCCTGCTGGTGACCGAGGTGATGGGCCAGGGCGTGAATTACGTTACCGGTGATTACTCACGCGGTGCCTTTGGCTATTGGATTGAAAACGGTGAGATTGCTTATCCTGTTGAAGAGATCACGATTGCCGCCAACATGAAAGACATGTTGAAGGGCATTGTGGCCATCGGTGCAGACACCTTGTGCCGTGGTACCAAAACAGTGGGGTCGATCTTGGTGGACGAGATGACGATTGCGGGCAGTTAG